Below is a genomic region from Spirosoma radiotolerans.
TAGAGGTCATCCAATTGGACAGGCCTTGGTTCGGCGCCGAGCGAGGCATCGTAGGTATGCTTACCGTACGCTTTCCGGAAAATGACCTTGCCATTGCGAGCCATTTGCACTACGCAACCCGGAAACGCGCCCTGCGTCAGCCCCACATTGACCAGCGAATCCACCTGCTGGGTCAGAAACCGGCTGTCGATGCCGACTTCTTCGGGAATGGTGTATTTAAGGCGACCGATGGGCTGAACCGTTATACCGTCGCCCAGCCGGAAGCGCTGATTGACCGTAACGGGCAACTTCCCCGACGCGCCAATGGCGCCAAAAATCAACTGCGCCGATAGCTCTTCGGTAAAGTTGGTTAACTGGTAAGGCATAATGATTGCTCTTGCCTTTTCAACAGTACGGCCGGGCTGGGCGGTATCTGCCGGGAAGGTCAGTTTGTCCAGCGCATACACGTTTCCGAACACCGTCACAATGGCTTTTCCGGTAGCGACTAACTCACTCAGAATACCGGCTGTTTTGGACTGTAGACCGTATTTGACGGCCGGACGAATGCTATTCAGGTGAACATCGACCAGAATCAGGTTATAGTTTTGTAAGGAATCCCGAATCTGAGCCAGCGTAGAATCAGGGGTGCGCGAGGTCAGGTTAAAGTGATCGACCTTTGTATAATTAGCCGCCATTTGCTGAAAAGCCGTGACTTTATCGCTCTCAATGGCCACTGAGGCAATCCGGAGAGTATCCAGTCGCTGTAGCGGTACTATATTCTGGTCATTCTTTAGCACCGTCAGGCTTTTTTCGGTGAGCCTGCGATTGAGCAGTTCATCCTGCACAGAATTAAGATCGTTGACCAGGTTATCCAGCACAACGGGTTTATACTGATCCAGCCCAGCCCAGGCTTTGGCCTGTAATACTTTCAAACAGCGGGCGTCGATAGAGGCCTGGCTGATACGCCCATCAGCGATGGCCTGTTTAACCTGTGCCAGCGCGCTGGGTACATCTTCCGTAAACTCCAGTACGTCCATACCCGCTTCCATCCCAAGCTCATCGGCCTTTCCTGACGGGTAAAATTTTGTTACGCCTTTCATGTTCATGGCGTCGGAAAAGACGAGACCCCGGAAGCCCAGTTCGTTCTTGAGCAGGTTGGTCACAATGGCGGGCGAGAGCGTTGAGGGTCGGTTGCGGGTGGTGTCGAGAGAAGGAATGCTTAAATGCGCAATCATCACCCCTGTGGCGCCCGCTTTGATGAGTTCGCGGAACGGATACAGTTCCAGCGAGTCGAGCTGCGCCCGGCTCTTGCTGATCAGCGGTAAGTCGTAATGGGAATCGGTACCTGTATCGCCATGACCAGGAAAGTGCTTCAGGCTGGTTAGCAACTGATTGTCCTGCATACCGCGCATGTAAGCAAGGGCTTTGCGGGCCACGGCATATTTGTCTTCACCAAAGGAGCGGAAATTAATGACGGGATTGTTTGGGTTATTATTTACATCCACCGAAGGCGCAAAGTTGACGTGCATGCCCAACCGGCGCGCCTGTTTGGCCAAATTGGCCCCCATCTGGTAAATGAGCGAGTCAGAACCAGCACCCTGCATGGCCCCAAGCGTCATCTGGTAGGGGTAGCGAACGGTACTGTCCAGGCGCATGGCAATGCCCCATTCGGCATCCATGGCAATAAGCAGGGGCACGGGTGAGTTAGCCTGAAGGCGGTTCGTTAGCGTAGCCTGCCGAACGGGCCCACCCTGAAACATAACGACGCCACCCAGTTTATTGGTCCGTACCAGCGTAATCAGGGAGTCTTCGTAAGCGGGTCTGCGGTTCGAATAACCGGCCACCATAATCAGTTGGGCGATCCGATCGTCGGGGGCCATGTTCGTAAACACCGAGTCGGCCCAGCAACTTTGGCGGGCATTGAGTTTAAGAAACGTTGAGGGTGTTGTTTGCGCGAAGGTCGAAAAGGACAGTAAAACGCTGAATAAACCGAAAAGAACAGACCGGCAGAAAGGCATGAGAAAGAGAATTGGGTCGTGATAGGCCAAAAATACAAAAAAGTGTCCTCGCTAACTCATTAAATAAGTCTAGCGAGGACACTTGGTAGAAAGCCGAGATCGACTACTTCCGGTACCGGCTTGGGTGTTCGGGGCCAACGCCGAAGCCATAACCGAGGGTCAACGTGATCGTCGAGTTGTTGACGTTCTGGTTGTTATTAAGCGTGATATCGCTCAAGCCATAGCGGTAGCGCGCATCGATCAGAAAACGCTGCCGTTCGCCCAACCCCTTGAAATTGAGCTGGAAACCAGCGATCAGGCCTAAATCCATTGACCGGAATTCGGCGCTGTTATCGAAATCTGGCTGAGCAACTCCCTGCGCTATGTAATTCGTACGTTTTGCATTCAGCTTAAAACCAAACGATGGACCAAAGAAAACGTTGGGTCGGAAATTACCGCTCAGCGTCAGGAAGTAGCGTAGAGCAATTGGGACCTCCAGATAATTAATCCGTTGTTTGAACGAGTTGGCCTGACTATTAGCGGGGTCTGCATATTTAGCACCCATTTGCGAGTAAAGAACATCGCCCGAGATGCCGAAATGGTTCAGGGAACTATACATCAAAAAAGCCCCGGCTGTTACACCCGGCCGCAACGTATAGTCCTTGGCATCCATGCCAAATGTGGATAAATTTAAGCCGACACGTGGGCCTGCACTGAACCGCTGTTGGCCAAAACTGCTTGATAGACAGCTAGTAACGAGGAGAAACGAGAAGATGGTAAAACGTAATGAATTTGCGCGAAACATAGAGAATCCAATAAAGTTGATATGTCCGGTTAACGCCTTACGTTTTATAAATGTTTTATTTGTTTCTAAAGATTATTGAGAGTTTTACCGAAAGGGATAGGAATAGGGTGACGAATGAACCCTGAAAGAGCAACTCGCTTTCACGTTTTCATCATCCCTAATGGCGTACTGCTGAGCGGTCTAGTCATCACCGTTGTGGTTGGTTTTAGAACCGGCTTGACGGGTTGTTTGGGCGCAAAGAATATAAAATAAATTGCCATTGCCAGCATAAACAGAATAGCCGCTGTTGTTGTCGCAATCCAGAGTGGCCAAAGCCGTTTCTGATTCGCCGATGCGTGAATACGCTCATGCAGGGCGTCCCGAAGATCAGCCAGTTGTTCGGTCGTGGGACGGGTAGCTGCATCGGCGGCCGTTTGCTGCATAGCCTCCAGTCCCGCCAGGGCGTCGGCATAAAATGGATTTTCGAGGAGAAGCCGCTCTACGCGATACCGGGCCGGGCCACTTAACTGACCGGCTTGATAGGCCTGTAAATCGGTAAAACTTAGTTGGTCGTTCATGGCAGTAGCGCAGGTGGAAACCCGCTATCAACTAAAAACGAGCTTTCGCCCGCGTTACTTACGCATACAAATTTTCAAATTTCGACGCCCATTTTGCAAATAACTTTTTACCTGTTTCAGGTCGTAGCCCGTTAGCTCGGCTACTTCCGTATAGGTTTTGTGATCCAGGTAAAAGAGCGTCAGGCAGGTTTGCTGTTCGTGGGGCAACGTTTTTAAACACGCTTCCATGGTCGTTAGGTCTTCTTCAAGCTCCGACTTGTCGGCATCATCCGCCGATAGCTGCATAATGGGCTCATCGTCGAGGTCGGCTCCGGTGCCGGTTACCAGCGCGGCTTTGGGGTGCGCCTGCATTTTACGGAGCTGCATCAAACAATAATTGCGGGCCACACTGTGGAGCCAGGGGCCAAACTGCTGTACGTCATGTTTGCGCAGGTCGGTTACCAACTGTTCAAACAGATTCATGACGGCATCTTTGGCCTCATCCTCATCGCGCAGGTAATTAAAGCAAACCGCATAGACCAGGTCCATGTGCTGCTCATAGAGTTCACCCAATACCGCCAAATCGCCGGTAGCCCGATAGGCGGCAATGTAGTCAGCCGGTTCCTTGCGGGAGTGGCCGGAACTGGCCCTGGGCTTACGAAACAGTTTTAGAAACATACACGAACTGGCTGCTTACTCCATAACGATGCAGGAGGAGCCCAAATTCCACATTTGTTTACTGGCAGATTAGACATTGACGGTAAAAGGAACGCTATTTAACCAGGTCATACAATCAATAACTCGCCAAGACTATAACCTATTGTTAGCGCAAGTCGTTACAATCTAATACAAACTCATCGAAATTATGAAACGGTTCTCGTTCAGCCTGTTAGGACTACTGGTTAGCATCAGTGCGTTGGCACAGAGTAATCAGGCTCCAACGATGCAGCAATCGACCTCAACAACGGATACTCGGCAGGCTAATCCAGTTCGGCCAAAAATAAAGCCTGCCAATCGGCAGGAGCGGCTGAAAATGGAAGCGGGTGTAGATTCGACCTTACCCAAAAATCGGAAACAAAAGCGATTGCGGCCCGATTCGCTGCGTCGGGGGGGCGCTACCAAGGTCGATAGTGTTCGCCGGTAAGTTTTGTGTGTAATTTTTTCATTGACCAAACTCAACCAAACGTTATGATTAAAGTATTGCTCGGTGTATTGCTGATGGCTACTCCTGCGCTGGCTCAGACGACACCCCAAACGGCTAAAACAAGTGCGCCGAAATCGGCCTCGGGTTCGGCTAGTTCGGCCAAACCGACCTCGGCTTCAGCGTCTGCACGGTCAAAAAAGCCTATTCCACCTCCATCCATGAAGGATAACCTGGAGAGTAAGGATAATGCAATTCCTACTTACAAGAAAGAGAAGGATGCTGGTGTGCAAAAGGTCCGTTACCGCTACCAACCCCGCCGGACGGAGTCGGGTGCTCGCAAAGATACCCTGATCGATCGGCGCAAGAGCCAATAGAAATGACAACAAACTTTACTGCCCTGTAGCCTGAGGAATCGCCCTGGCTACAGGGCATTTTTATTTCTTTTTCTCTTTTTTCTCAGCCTTACGCTTTGCCCGCTTCGCCTGCCGTTCGGCTTTTCGCTCGGCTCGTTTCTCTTTCCGCTCCGCTTTACGTTCGGCCCGCTTGGCC
It encodes:
- a CDS encoding porin family protein; amino-acid sequence: MFRANSLRFTIFSFLLVTSCLSSSFGQQRFSAGPRVGLNLSTFGMDAKDYTLRPGVTAGAFLMYSSLNHFGISGDVLYSQMGAKYADPANSQANSFKQRINYLEVPIALRYFLTLSGNFRPNVFFGPSFGFKLNAKRTNYIAQGVAQPDFDNSAEFRSMDLGLIAGFQLNFKGLGERQRFLIDARYRYGLSDITLNNNQNVNNSTITLTLGYGFGVGPEHPSRYRK
- a CDS encoding glycoside hydrolase family 3 N-terminal domain-containing protein; the protein is MPFCRSVLFGLFSVLLSFSTFAQTTPSTFLKLNARQSCWADSVFTNMAPDDRIAQLIMVAGYSNRRPAYEDSLITLVRTNKLGGVVMFQGGPVRQATLTNRLQANSPVPLLIAMDAEWGIAMRLDSTVRYPYQMTLGAMQGAGSDSLIYQMGANLAKQARRLGMHVNFAPSVDVNNNPNNPVINFRSFGEDKYAVARKALAYMRGMQDNQLLTSLKHFPGHGDTGTDSHYDLPLISKSRAQLDSLELYPFRELIKAGATGVMIAHLSIPSLDTTRNRPSTLSPAIVTNLLKNELGFRGLVFSDAMNMKGVTKFYPSGKADELGMEAGMDVLEFTEDVPSALAQVKQAIADGRISQASIDARCLKVLQAKAWAGLDQYKPVVLDNLVNDLNSVQDELLNRRLTEKSLTVLKNDQNIVPLQRLDTLRIASVAIESDKVTAFQQMAANYTKVDHFNLTSRTPDSTLAQIRDSLQNYNLILVDVHLNSIRPAVKYGLQSKTAGILSELVATGKAIVTVFGNVYALDKLTFPADTAQPGRTVEKARAIIMPYQLTNFTEELSAQLIFGAIGASGKLPVTVNQRFRLGDGITVQPIGRLKYTIPEEVGIDSRFLTQQVDSLVNVGLTQGAFPGCVVQMARNGKVIFRKAYGKHTYDASLGAEPRPVQLDDLYDMASVTKVSTSTPALMHLVDDKKFNLDGKMADYLPSFKKSNKADLRWRDVLTHQAGLKAFIPFWMDTKNPDGSWKPKTFKNERSARYPIEVTDSLFEFKSYPKTIFEQIRDSPLNAKKEYVYSDLSFILYPQIVKRLTGENFEDYLKTTFYKPLGATTLTFLPRRFYSLDRIVPTEYDSLFRKTLIWGRVHDEGAAMLNGLSGHAGLFGNANDLMKVYEMYRQKGSYAGQQYISAKTIAEFTRYQFPELGNRRGLGFDKPSFTYTGNAPRSATKASYGHSGYTGTFVWVEPDPAYNLTYIFLCNRVYPTRNNPKLGNLNTRTNIVEALYQATKRGL
- a CDS encoding RNA polymerase sigma factor encodes the protein MFLKLFRKPRASSGHSRKEPADYIAAYRATGDLAVLGELYEQHMDLVYAVCFNYLRDEDEAKDAVMNLFEQLVTDLRKHDVQQFGPWLHSVARNYCLMQLRKMQAHPKAALVTGTGADLDDEPIMQLSADDADKSELEEDLTTMEACLKTLPHEQQTCLTLFYLDHKTYTEVAELTGYDLKQVKSYLQNGRRNLKICMRK